The Leptospira brenneri genome includes a window with the following:
- a CDS encoding SCO family protein encodes MDRRRIIFFSLIITLSLFCKSKDDAIKEEWKHLSFVMPDGTSLGPKFWSEKKSVLYFGFSHCPDMCPLALTNFGRASLILGEKSNRFRFIFITLDPERDSPATLKNYIENFPGKNLTALSPNAESLTKLTDLFGIVREKVGDGKTYRIDHSNFIYVLDENLNTLANFPGGVSANALAIKLRELAEL; translated from the coding sequence TTGGATCGTCGCCGTATAATATTTTTTAGTTTAATCATTACTCTTAGTTTATTTTGCAAATCTAAAGACGATGCAATCAAAGAAGAATGGAAACATTTATCTTTTGTTATGCCAGATGGGACTTCTCTTGGACCCAAGTTTTGGTCAGAAAAAAAATCCGTTTTGTATTTTGGGTTTTCTCACTGTCCTGATATGTGTCCACTGGCTCTAACAAATTTTGGTAGAGCCTCGCTCATTCTCGGTGAAAAGTCGAATCGTTTTCGGTTTATTTTTATCACTCTTGATCCGGAAAGAGATTCACCTGCTACATTAAAGAATTATATCGAAAACTTTCCTGGGAAAAATTTAACAGCTCTTTCTCCTAATGCAGAGTCTTTAACTAAACTTACCGATCTATTTGGAATTGTAAGAGAAAAAGTCGGAGATGGTAAAACATATAGAATTGATCATTCTAATTTTATTTATGTTTTAGATGAAAACTTGAATACCCTTGCTAATTTTCCTGGTGGTGTTTCTGCCAATGCTTTAGCTATTAAACTTAGGGAACTTGCGGAACTCTAG
- a CDS encoding efflux RND transporter periplasmic adaptor subunit encodes MKIKYISITILVVVVSVAVYLFGFGKSKTNIKIESSKVFRGDLVVTVRATGTAIPKNRLEIKPPIAGRVESILVNEGNQVGRGKIIAWMSSTERAALLDAARAKGEDELKKWEDFYKPTPVISPLRGLVIASNISPGQTVTQQDILYVLSDNLMIQAKVDETDLSKIKIGQIANVTVDSYSDSPIRAKVFHIGYEAVTENNVTMYNVDLTLNSIPDYLRSGMSITIDFILSEEREVLLLPNEFVKGSGGKGKVIKKIEGELVETTVTIGRSDEQNTAILSGVEENEIVYRKKKIQEEKKTSSGGPFSSPKMPKR; translated from the coding sequence ATGAAGATTAAATATATATCTATTACTATTCTTGTAGTCGTTGTATCGGTAGCAGTGTATCTCTTTGGTTTTGGAAAATCAAAAACAAATATAAAAATTGAATCTTCTAAAGTTTTTCGTGGTGATTTGGTTGTGACCGTTCGTGCGACTGGTACCGCAATCCCAAAGAATCGATTGGAAATCAAACCACCGATTGCTGGAAGAGTAGAATCTATCTTGGTGAACGAAGGCAATCAAGTGGGTCGTGGTAAAATCATTGCTTGGATGAGTTCGACGGAAAGAGCTGCATTACTAGATGCGGCTAGAGCAAAAGGAGAAGACGAATTAAAAAAATGGGAAGATTTTTATAAACCAACTCCTGTCATTTCGCCATTACGAGGGTTGGTGATTGCTTCGAATATTAGTCCAGGTCAAACCGTCACTCAACAAGATATACTTTATGTACTTTCTGATAATTTAATGATACAAGCTAAGGTTGATGAAACCGATTTATCGAAGATAAAGATTGGTCAGATCGCCAACGTAACTGTTGATTCCTATTCCGATTCTCCGATCAGAGCTAAGGTATTCCATATTGGTTATGAAGCTGTGACTGAAAATAATGTGACTATGTATAATGTGGATCTAACATTAAATTCTATTCCTGATTATTTAAGAAGTGGGATGTCGATCACAATTGATTTTATTCTTTCTGAAGAAAGAGAGGTATTACTTCTTCCTAACGAATTTGTAAAAGGAAGTGGTGGCAAGGGAAAGGTTATCAAAAAAATTGAAGGTGAACTTGTCGAAACTACAGTGACCATAGGAAGATCCGATGAACAAAATACGGCGATACTTTCTGGTGTAGAGGAAAACGAAATAGTTTATCGTAAGAAAAAAATTCAAGAAGAAAAGAAAACTAGTTCGGGTGGACCTTTTTCATCGCCGAAAATGCCAAAGAGATAA
- a CDS encoding PLDc N-terminal domain-containing protein: METTFANPSFWTYFIGSYAYYLPFVLTMVWAPLALFGLSKQKETNTIKQIIWSLVILVVPVIGPAVYLLVADTEYEKKFKQIAVGGGLGVLLLVWVLSLISHI; this comes from the coding sequence ATGGAAACAACATTTGCAAATCCAAGTTTTTGGACATATTTTATCGGATCTTATGCGTATTACCTTCCCTTTGTATTAACTATGGTTTGGGCACCCCTTGCTTTGTTTGGGCTTTCTAAACAAAAAGAAACAAATACTATAAAACAGATTATCTGGTCACTTGTGATTCTGGTAGTTCCTGTGATTGGACCTGCTGTTTATCTTTTAGTAGCAGACACTGAATATGAGAAAAAATTCAAACAAATTGCAGTTGGTGGTGGCCTCGGAGTTTTGCTACTTGTTTGGGTGCTTAGTTTGATATCTCACATTTAG
- a CDS encoding multicopper oxidase domain-containing protein yields the protein MDRKSFLTTLGFGITGLVGSLFGSIKFNSRNSDEICGPSDSTVSSTATNFGIVTTPTVSDNYQNSIGAGGSLRGTNTYGSMAHPPFFIKEEYTERFYYPPNYSNSSKKVKDFSLNLFPLSMNIAHNVNYPAWTFDGLVPGPVLRANLGDTLRIHVKNSSPDPHSLHFHGTHDPMEDGWEPIPAFGERTYQIEAGPVGLHPYHCHVPPLMLHTAKGLYGALLVDPPVKRKPAHEFVLTFSGWDTKGKGRNDYYTWNGIAGIYDRYPMKVPVGERVRFYIQNMMEREPIITFHLHAQTFDIIRSLGSTVPDGHSDVVSLGQTERVVIEFVLKKKGRYMFHPHQTHMAENGGMGWIVAV from the coding sequence ATGGATCGGAAGAGTTTTTTAACAACACTAGGTTTTGGAATTACGGGACTTGTTGGGTCTCTTTTTGGATCCATAAAATTCAATTCTCGCAATTCTGATGAAATTTGTGGACCTTCTGATTCTACAGTTTCATCGACAGCAACTAACTTTGGAATTGTGACTACTCCCACTGTAAGTGATAACTATCAAAACTCGATTGGTGCTGGCGGGAGTCTGCGCGGCACCAATACTTATGGGAGTATGGCTCATCCTCCTTTTTTTATCAAAGAAGAATATACTGAGCGGTTTTATTACCCACCTAACTACTCTAATTCTTCCAAGAAGGTGAAAGATTTTAGTTTAAATCTTTTTCCTTTAAGTATGAACATTGCGCATAATGTAAATTATCCTGCTTGGACATTTGATGGTCTGGTTCCTGGACCAGTTCTACGTGCCAATTTAGGAGATACACTCCGAATCCATGTTAAAAATTCAAGTCCAGATCCACATTCCTTACATTTTCATGGAACTCATGATCCAATGGAAGATGGTTGGGAACCCATTCCGGCTTTTGGAGAAAGAACTTATCAAATTGAAGCCGGCCCGGTCGGACTTCATCCTTACCATTGTCACGTGCCACCACTCATGTTACATACCGCCAAAGGTTTGTATGGTGCTCTACTGGTAGATCCACCTGTCAAACGAAAACCTGCTCATGAATTTGTTCTGACTTTTTCCGGTTGGGATACTAAAGGAAAAGGTAGGAATGACTATTATACTTGGAATGGGATTGCAGGAATTTATGATCGTTACCCTATGAAGGTTCCTGTGGGAGAGCGGGTTCGTTTTTATATTCAGAATATGATGGAAAGAGAACCAATCATTACTTTCCATTTACATGCACAAACTTTTGATATCATTCGCAGTTTGGGTAGTACTGTTCCTGATGGTCATTCTGATGTTGTCAGTCTTGGTCAAACAGAGCGAGTGGTCATTGAATTTGTTTTAAAGAAAAAAGGTCGTTATATGTTCCACCCACACCAAACACATATGGCCGAAAATGGGGGTATGGGTTGGATCGTCGCCGTATAA
- a CDS encoding right-handed parallel beta-helix repeat-containing protein, translating into MKKIKKILLGIFITVFITLGMNHCNSEDPANSAFVHVTMMDNAFHPPVIRTFKGGKIRFVNEGNNPHNAISITKDWSTETTFGNLAMFRGAHTDVFFPEEGAFPYFCSFHASPDGKIGMTGVAVIGDAAYNPQTNIAKSKISKKWTGVTRKVPSQYKTIQNAVDAASPGDLVLIAKGIYKEEVTVTTPSIVIRGEDRNETIIDGEFLRGNGIMVVGADGVAVENLTTRNATLNGVYWTGVKGYRGSYLTAYNNGDYGIYAFDSVDGLMEHSYASGSPDSGFYVGQCNPCNAIINDVISENNALGYSGTNSSGNLYLLSSIWRKNQLGIGPNTLDRELLPPQKQIVVKKNIVYDNNNTNAPSKKLEYPSIGNGIALLGALENLVEGNLVFNHNNYGILVTMNIDENIWISNNNVVRNNKVFHSGRGDIALSGPVNVGNCFEGNSYGVSSPPLLESLQSCSGIRYPHTGDMSSSIGLLALFVQANLREFVLGSYKNQPIPPEQMNMPKESLASIIPAHDVFEANKGLIDKAELPKLSQAEFDAATNKVYTSGWKVHFPGTLKTWYFHIMGYLLPFAIFAAWTGLAVLDRFSAKGAKLDYYFWLILLVPFIGSLVYLYSKESKISRVVRNTVVFGGILLFLTILAYAGYAMTAVTEPSLT; encoded by the coding sequence ATGAAAAAGATCAAAAAGATTTTATTAGGAATCTTCATTACGGTTTTCATAACACTTGGTATGAATCACTGTAATTCGGAAGATCCGGCCAATTCCGCATTTGTCCATGTTACGATGATGGACAACGCATTCCACCCACCCGTCATTCGAACATTCAAAGGCGGTAAAATTCGATTTGTGAACGAAGGAAACAATCCTCACAATGCCATTTCTATCACCAAAGATTGGTCGACAGAAACAACATTTGGCAACTTGGCGATGTTCCGTGGTGCACACACAGATGTATTTTTCCCAGAAGAAGGTGCGTTCCCTTACTTCTGTTCCTTCCATGCTTCTCCTGATGGTAAGATTGGGATGACTGGTGTTGCTGTGATTGGAGATGCAGCTTACAATCCACAAACAAACATTGCTAAGTCGAAAATTTCGAAAAAATGGACAGGGGTTACTCGTAAGGTTCCATCTCAATACAAAACCATCCAGAATGCGGTTGATGCTGCTTCTCCTGGTGACTTAGTTCTCATAGCGAAAGGTATCTATAAAGAAGAAGTGACTGTAACTACGCCGTCCATTGTAATTCGCGGAGAAGATAGAAACGAAACCATCATTGACGGTGAATTTTTACGTGGTAATGGAATTATGGTTGTGGGTGCCGATGGTGTAGCTGTCGAAAACCTTACCACTAGAAATGCAACACTGAATGGTGTATATTGGACAGGCGTAAAAGGATATCGTGGATCTTACTTAACAGCATATAATAATGGTGACTATGGAATTTATGCTTTTGATTCCGTTGATGGTCTCATGGAACATTCTTATGCTTCTGGATCTCCCGATTCTGGTTTTTATGTCGGTCAGTGTAATCCATGTAATGCGATTATCAATGATGTAATTTCTGAAAATAACGCGTTGGGTTATTCAGGAACAAATTCCAGTGGAAATTTGTATCTTTTGTCTTCCATTTGGAGAAAAAACCAATTAGGAATTGGTCCAAATACATTGGATCGTGAATTACTTCCTCCGCAAAAACAAATTGTGGTGAAGAAAAATATTGTTTATGATAATAACAATACCAATGCACCTTCCAAAAAATTAGAATACCCTTCGATAGGGAATGGAATCGCACTACTTGGTGCATTAGAAAATTTGGTTGAAGGCAATTTAGTTTTTAATCACAACAACTATGGAATCCTAGTAACGATGAATATTGACGAGAATATCTGGATCTCCAATAACAACGTTGTACGAAACAATAAAGTTTTTCATTCTGGACGAGGAGATATTGCTCTTAGTGGTCCTGTGAATGTGGGAAACTGTTTTGAAGGCAATTCTTATGGAGTTTCAAGTCCACCTTTATTAGAGTCACTTCAGTCTTGTTCGGGAATTCGTTATCCTCATACAGGAGATATGTCTTCAAGCATTGGATTACTTGCATTGTTCGTTCAAGCAAACCTTCGAGAATTTGTATTAGGTTCTTATAAAAACCAACCAATTCCACCTGAACAAATGAATATGCCGAAAGAAAGTTTGGCTAGTATCATTCCTGCTCATGATGTTTTTGAAGCAAATAAGGGTTTGATTGATAAAGCAGAGTTACCTAAACTCAGCCAAGCAGAATTCGATGCAGCAACTAACAAAGTATATACTTCTGGATGGAAAGTTCATTTTCCGGGAACACTAAAAACTTGGTATTTCCATATCATGGGTTATTTGTTGCCATTTGCAATCTTTGCCGCTTGGACAGGACTTGCCGTTTTGGATAGGTTTTCAGCAAAAGGTGCTAAATTAGATTATTACTTTTGGTTGATTTTACTTGTTCCATTCATTGGTTCTTTGGTGTATTTATATTCTAAGGAATCAAAGATTTCACGAGTAGTCAGAAATACCGTTGTGTTTGGTGGTATTCTGCTTTTCTTAACAATTCTAGCTTATGCTGGTTATGCGATGACGGCGGTCACGGAACCGTCTTTAACTTAA
- a CDS encoding TolC family protein, producing the protein MIRIIFTAFTISGLGSSLFAKPIQIKELWQTALQSNPEFLSAKADYDKAFYENEKSYAGYLPTVNVLASARQSSANFSGSGTVNDPLINGSTAGSNTSQQTSSGESRPTAINRYSVGLSTNQNIFAGFKDKSGIEKTEALLQAAKQTLHDSRLKICFELKSGYAQVLYAKELHQLSEKIKDRRVKNRDLVKLRYEVGREHKGSFLLSESFVKQAEFEVSSAFRLFESNLNEVERVIANRLDVNINSDFLYEPTLEKKFSEKEKENLLESHPSIMAEQSKVRAAQANIGVAEAGFYPELNLSATVTRQDDVWLPKPRNYSFGLNLTYPLFNGGRDYYNVKIAKSEYEKSIHTRDSKKNTLSFSLEQSHLNFKNASEQLIVLTEFYKASEIRAMIARSQYSNGLISFENWDIIENDLINREKNLLIGKRDLGLAEATYLRNLGKCFDED; encoded by the coding sequence TTGATTAGAATTATATTTACCGCTTTCACGATATCTGGATTAGGTTCATCGCTCTTTGCCAAACCAATCCAAATCAAGGAACTCTGGCAAACTGCATTACAATCCAATCCAGAGTTTTTATCTGCAAAAGCAGACTATGACAAAGCATTTTATGAAAACGAAAAAAGTTATGCGGGTTACCTTCCAACGGTTAACGTTTTAGCTTCAGCAAGACAGTCTTCAGCTAATTTTAGTGGCTCAGGGACAGTTAATGATCCTTTGATCAATGGATCTACCGCGGGTTCAAATACCAGCCAACAGACAAGTTCAGGTGAGTCTAGGCCAACTGCAATCAATCGTTACTCTGTGGGTCTTAGTACAAATCAAAACATTTTTGCTGGATTTAAAGACAAAAGTGGAATCGAAAAAACAGAAGCCTTACTTCAGGCAGCAAAACAGACATTACATGATTCTCGTTTGAAAATTTGTTTTGAATTGAAGTCGGGTTATGCTCAAGTGTTGTATGCGAAAGAGCTTCATCAACTTTCTGAGAAAATTAAAGATAGACGAGTCAAAAATCGTGACTTAGTGAAACTTCGTTATGAAGTAGGCCGGGAACATAAAGGAAGTTTTTTACTGAGTGAATCTTTTGTAAAACAAGCCGAGTTTGAAGTTTCGTCTGCTTTTCGTCTTTTTGAAAGTAATTTGAACGAAGTTGAAAGAGTCATTGCCAATCGTTTGGATGTAAATATCAATTCAGATTTTTTATATGAACCTACTCTGGAGAAAAAATTTTCAGAAAAGGAAAAAGAAAATTTATTAGAATCACATCCATCTATTATGGCAGAACAATCAAAGGTGAGAGCAGCCCAGGCAAATATCGGTGTTGCAGAGGCAGGTTTTTATCCTGAGCTCAATTTAAGTGCAACAGTGACGAGACAAGATGATGTTTGGTTGCCTAAACCTAGAAATTATAGTTTTGGATTGAATTTGACCTATCCATTGTTTAATGGCGGGAGAGACTATTATAATGTTAAAATAGCAAAATCAGAGTATGAAAAATCAATTCATACTAGAGACTCAAAAAAAAACACTCTCTCGTTTTCACTAGAACAGTCTCATCTCAATTTTAAAAATGCATCAGAACAATTGATTGTTTTAACCGAATTTTATAAAGCATCGGAGATTCGTGCAATGATTGCGCGGTCACAATATTCGAATGGACTGATTAGTTTTGAAAATTGGGACATCATAGAAAACGATTTAATCAATCGGGAAAAAAATCTATTGATTGGTAAGAGGGACTTAGGTTTGGCCGAGGCTACTTACTTAAGAAATTTAGGAAAATGTTTTGATGAAGATTAA
- a CDS encoding ABC transporter permease, with protein sequence MLAIEIHNLNKSYKIGNSKFPVLAGINLEISQGEFVAIMGPSGSGKSTLLQVMGLLDHVDSGTYKLFGRKVDGESSDVLSDVRGSMIGFVFQQFHLLAKSNATQNVSLPSLYTNVDQNEKRALEQLEKVGLTNRALHTPNELSGGQQQRVAIARALLVDPPIIFADEPTGNLDSKSKIEIMLELQRLHKEGKTIVMVTHEPEMAEYCDRVIHVSDGKIISDEGKKKKKDQVALPKVDLKRKRGWSLFEGIFLQSLFSLSSNRLRTFLSALGILFGVVCVISVMALGEGAKKSVEEQFSSLGANLVIVRTGGMRSGGVSMEAGTVNRLDVFDAGAVAKKFPEVKQVSAVVNGRGQLVFGNRNWNSYVTGASPNYETLRNLEPVEGRFFTEEENGKRALVCLVGNTVVKELYEGKNPVGTYLKVNRILFRVIGLLPEKGSAGFRDQDDIILVPLNTAMRRLLNKDAVDSLEMELEKSESSDEFTTSLKRFLHERHGTNESMGNIYQVMNMADIQSAVSETNQTMTTLLVALATVSLMVGGIGIMNIMLVSVKERTKEIGLRKALGARESDIRMQFLIESTLTSLTGGIVGLVFGILAVIFLQEYFGWTIVLSFPSIGFAFLFSISIGILFGWWPSEYAAKLSPIVALRSE encoded by the coding sequence TTGTTAGCAATTGAGATTCATAATTTAAATAAATCCTATAAAATTGGAAATTCAAAATTTCCTGTTTTAGCAGGTATAAATTTAGAAATTTCACAAGGTGAATTTGTTGCGATTATGGGTCCTTCTGGGTCTGGTAAATCTACATTATTACAAGTAATGGGTTTGCTTGATCATGTTGATTCAGGGACATACAAACTCTTTGGACGTAAAGTGGATGGGGAGTCTTCGGATGTTTTGTCTGATGTGCGTGGCAGTATGATTGGATTTGTTTTCCAACAATTTCATTTGTTGGCTAAATCCAATGCTACTCAAAATGTAAGTTTGCCATCCTTATATACGAATGTTGATCAAAATGAAAAAAGAGCATTAGAACAACTAGAAAAAGTTGGGTTAACAAATCGAGCCCTTCACACACCGAACGAATTATCTGGAGGGCAACAACAAAGGGTTGCCATCGCACGTGCTTTGTTAGTTGATCCACCAATTATTTTTGCAGACGAACCAACCGGAAACTTGGATTCAAAAAGTAAAATTGAAATCATGTTAGAGTTACAACGTCTGCACAAAGAAGGGAAAACGATTGTGATGGTCACTCATGAACCAGAAATGGCTGAATATTGTGATCGTGTCATTCATGTTAGTGATGGTAAAATTATATCGGATGAAGGGAAAAAGAAAAAAAAAGATCAGGTTGCACTACCTAAAGTTGATTTAAAAAGAAAACGGGGATGGTCTCTTTTCGAAGGGATATTTTTACAGTCGTTATTTTCTCTGTCATCTAACCGTTTGCGTACATTTTTATCTGCCCTCGGAATCCTTTTTGGAGTTGTTTGTGTTATTTCTGTTATGGCATTGGGAGAAGGTGCTAAAAAATCTGTGGAGGAACAGTTTTCTTCGTTAGGTGCCAATTTGGTGATTGTTCGTACTGGTGGGATGCGTAGTGGGGGAGTTTCTATGGAAGCCGGAACTGTAAATCGATTGGATGTTTTTGATGCCGGAGCCGTTGCTAAAAAATTTCCCGAGGTAAAACAGGTCTCTGCTGTTGTGAATGGAAGAGGCCAACTTGTATTTGGGAATCGAAATTGGAATAGTTATGTGACTGGCGCAAGTCCTAATTATGAAACACTTCGTAATTTAGAACCTGTAGAAGGTAGGTTTTTTACAGAAGAGGAAAACGGAAAACGAGCCCTCGTCTGTCTTGTCGGAAATACTGTTGTCAAAGAACTGTATGAAGGCAAAAATCCTGTTGGTACTTATTTAAAAGTGAATCGAATTTTGTTTCGAGTGATAGGATTACTTCCTGAAAAAGGAAGTGCTGGATTTCGTGATCAAGATGATATCATTCTTGTTCCATTAAATACTGCTATGCGAAGGTTATTGAATAAAGATGCTGTGGATAGTTTGGAAATGGAATTGGAAAAGTCAGAATCATCTGATGAATTTACAACTTCTCTAAAAAGATTTTTGCATGAACGACATGGAACGAATGAATCCATGGGTAATATTTATCAAGTGATGAACATGGCTGACATTCAATCTGCTGTTTCCGAAACAAACCAAACCATGACAACACTTCTCGTAGCACTCGCTACCGTATCTCTTATGGTCGGTGGGATTGGAATTATGAACATTATGCTTGTATCAGTAAAAGAACGAACCAAAGAGATTGGTCTAAGAAAGGCTCTTGGTGCTCGCGAGTCTGACATTCGAATGCAATTTTTAATTGAATCCACTTTGACAAGTTTGACAGGCGGGATTGTTGGGCTTGTATTTGGAATCCTTGCGGTCATTTTTTTGCAAGAATACTTTGGTTGGACTATTGTTTTATCCTTTCCATCGATAGGATTTGCCTTTCTATTTTCCATATCGATTGGAATTCTTTTTGGTTGGTGGCCTTCTGAGTATGCCGCAAAACTAAGTCCGATTGTGGCATTAAGGTCTGAATGA
- a CDS encoding TetR/AcrR family transcriptional regulator yields MNIKLNPRKIPQQKRSKERYQIIINTTIELLGEVGYDDLTTDLIAERSGISVGSIYQFFPNKDSIIYSHAEACYFILHDSFFKLLDEELKKKKKFSAEFIAFTLSAFERAFNEVKGYRLINSILYTNQALLQMDIESNERFAKSLAEKVILQLFPKVEKKYAYYKALMIVETVDSVFKIAQRKEKPSEKKAVLAELNNLLYVYFSSFL; encoded by the coding sequence ATGAATATCAAACTCAATCCAAGAAAAATTCCCCAACAAAAACGTTCAAAGGAAAGGTATCAAATTATTATTAATACCACCATTGAATTGTTAGGTGAAGTTGGGTATGATGATTTAACAACTGACTTAATTGCAGAAAGAAGTGGAATTTCTGTTGGATCGATCTATCAATTTTTTCCTAACAAGGATTCTATCATTTATTCTCATGCTGAGGCTTGTTATTTTATTCTACATGATTCTTTTTTTAAACTTTTAGATGAAGAGCTAAAAAAGAAAAAAAAATTCTCCGCTGAATTCATTGCGTTTACGTTATCTGCCTTTGAAAGAGCATTTAATGAAGTGAAAGGATATCGTTTGATTAACTCGATCCTATATACAAACCAAGCTTTGTTACAAATGGATATTGAAAGCAACGAACGGTTCGCCAAATCCCTCGCTGAAAAAGTCATTCTCCAACTCTTTCCGAAAGTTGAGAAAAAATACGCCTACTATAAAGCTCTTATGATTGTAGAAACTGTGGATTCAGTCTTTAAAATTGCGCAAAGAAAGGAAAAACCGTCCGAAAAAAAGGCAGTCCTGGCGGAACTGAACAATCTCTTATATGTATATTTTTCATCCTTCCTTTGA
- a CDS encoding TPM domain-containing protein: MQRILVFSLFFFLPFFIQAKDVPTLKARVMDETWTLSPGFIVALENKLRDHESKTSNQVAVLVVSSLEGEVLEEYSLKVAETWRLGQKNKDNGVLLFIALNDRKLRIEVGYGLEGSLTDVLCHHIIEKQIKPYFKKGDFESGIQNGVNAILNAIEGSYTIPPPEDFSHLGPLSFLGELSGAHLEMPIIMRIILTIFVLFVLSIFTYVAANAPYVGWFLYFFLFPFWSLFPTAIHGANVGASVFLTYVVGVGLYKLYHLLTPHGRKRMKKGTFGGSRGSGSSRGWSSSGGSSGGFRGGGGSFGGGGSSGSW; encoded by the coding sequence ATGCAGAGGATATTGGTTTTTTCTCTTTTTTTCTTTTTGCCTTTTTTCATCCAAGCAAAGGATGTTCCTACCTTAAAGGCCAGAGTGATGGATGAAACCTGGACTTTAAGTCCTGGATTTATTGTCGCACTCGAAAACAAACTAAGAGATCATGAAAGTAAAACCAGCAATCAAGTTGCCGTTTTGGTGGTTTCTTCCTTAGAGGGAGAAGTATTAGAAGAATATTCTCTGAAGGTCGCTGAAACTTGGAGATTGGGACAAAAAAACAAAGACAACGGTGTTCTGCTCTTCATTGCTTTAAATGACCGTAAATTAAGGATTGAGGTTGGGTATGGGCTAGAGGGAAGTTTAACGGATGTTCTATGCCACCATATCATTGAAAAGCAAATCAAACCCTATTTCAAAAAAGGCGATTTTGAATCGGGAATTCAAAATGGAGTGAATGCCATTCTGAATGCAATCGAGGGATCTTATACCATTCCTCCCCCCGAAGATTTTTCTCATTTGGGTCCTTTGTCTTTTTTAGGGGAACTCTCTGGTGCTCATTTAGAGATGCCAATCATCATGAGAATAATACTAACTATCTTTGTTTTATTCGTTTTGAGTATTTTTACATATGTGGCAGCTAACGCACCGTATGTTGGCTGGTTTCTATATTTCTTTTTATTTCCTTTTTGGAGTTTGTTTCCTACGGCCATTCATGGTGCGAATGTTGGTGCTTCCGTGTTTTTGACCTATGTTGTAGGAGTTGGACTTTATAAATTATATCATCTCTTAACCCCGCATGGTCGCAAACGAATGAAAAAGGGAACATTTGGAGGCTCTAGAGGTTCAGGTAGCAGCCGAGGATGGTCTAGCAGTGGGGGAAGTTCTGGAGGGTTTAGAGGTGGTGGTGGAAGTTTTGGCGGTGGCGGTAGTTCAGGTAGTTGGTAA